One region of Eleutherodactylus coqui strain aEleCoq1 chromosome 5, aEleCoq1.hap1, whole genome shotgun sequence genomic DNA includes:
- the TAL2 gene encoding T-cell acute lymphocytic leukemia protein 2, with protein sequence MSQMCVVGDTFEGHARPSRKMTRKIFTNTRERWRQQNVNSAFAELRKLIPTHPPDKKLSKNETLRLAMRYINFLINILGDEAITTAGATSQTTILGIFEPEPPLSSIQEWTMMDHCSDSSPGTSSDTQDCWSIVHSP encoded by the coding sequence CCCGACCCTCCAGGAAAATGACCCGCAAAATCTTCACCAACACCAGAGAGCGGTGGAGACAACAGAATGTCAATAGCGCTTTTGCCGAGCTGAGGAAACTCATTCCTACTCACCCACCTGACAAAAAATTAAGTAAAAATGAAACTCTAAGACTGGCTATGAGATATATCAATTTCCTTATCAACATACTTGGAGACGAGGCTATAACAACCGCCGGAGCAACATCTCAAACAACTATTTTGGGCATTTTTGAACCTGAGCCGCCATTGTCAAGTATACAAGAATGGACTATGATGGACCACTGCAGTGACTCTTCTCCCGGAACAAGCAGTGATACACAGGACTGCTGGTCAATAGTCCACTCTCCATAG